The window ggaggagaaagagagaggaagggagatagatagagggaggagaaagagagaggaagggagatagatagagggaggagaaagagagaggaagggagatagatagagggaatgagagaggaagggagatagatagagggaggagaaagagagaggaaaggagatagatagagggaatgagagaggaagggagatagatagagggagtgagagaggaagggagatagatagagggagtgagagaggaagggagatagatagagggagtgagagaggaaggggcatagatagagggagtgagagagggagggagatagatagagggagtgagagaggaagggagatagatagagggagtgagagaggaagggagatagatagagggagtgagagaggaagggagatagatagagggagtgagagagggagggagatagatagagggagtgagagaggaagggagatagataaagggagtgagagaggaagggagatagatagagggagtgagagaggaagggagatagatggagggagtgagagagggagggagatagatagagggagtgagagagatcataaacgagggagggagagagggactggggggggggggggagagaaagaaagagcgaggaAGGTTAAgatcgagagagggagagagagacatagatgaGTTGGAAAAgacaggagagacagagaggaagagttTCTTGCAGTCTTGacaccagtgtgtgtgtgtgtgtgtgtgtgtgtgtgtgtgtgtgtgtgtatgcgtgcgtgcgtgtgcttgtgtgtgtgtgtgcctgcgtgtgtgtgtgtgtgtgtgtgtgtgtgtgtgtgtgtgtgtgtgtgtgtgtgcatgtatgcgtgcgtgcttgtgtacgcgtgcgtgtgtgtgtgtgtgcaggtacTTGTACCCAAGGAGGAACACGATGCGTACGCGCGCATGATAGCACACAGCGCCACCTTACCCAACTCCGTGTACAAACGACTCCCCACCGCGCGCCCCCCTCCCATGAAGACGTGGCACGAGAATATGACGTCACGCGCCCTCAAGGTCTACGAAAAGGTGTACGGCGAGAACAACCCCTGGGTCTCCTGGGAGTTTCCCTTCGCTCCTCAACCCCACCCCATCCGGAGAGCCGAATTGGTGAGAATTCGTCGTTGTACTGTTTGCTAGTGTTACTATGGTGACCCCCACTGTTTGCTAGTGTTACTATGGTGACCCCCACTGTTTGCTAGTGTTACTATGGTGACCCCCACTGTTTGCTAGTGTTACTATGGTGACCCCCACTGTTTGCTAGTGTTACTATGGTGACCCCCACTGTTTGCTTGTGTTACTATGGTGACCCCCACTGTTTGCTAGTGTTACTATGGTGCCCCCACTGTTTGCTAGTGTAACTATGGTGACCCCCACTGTTTGCTTGTGTTACTATGGTGACCCCCACTGTTTGCTAGTGTAACTATGGTGACCCCCACTGTTTGCAAGTGTTACGATGGTGACCCCCACTGTTTGCTAGTGTAACTATGGTAACCCCCACTGTTTGCTAGTGTAACTATGGTAACCCCCACTGTTTGCTAGTGTAACTATGGTGACCCCCACTGTTTGCTAGTGTAACTATGGTAACCCCCACTGTTTGCTAGTGTAACTATGGTGACCCCCACTGTTTGCTAGTGTAACTATGGTAACCCCCACTGTTTGCTAGTGTAACTATGGTGACCCCCACTGTTTGCTAGTGTAACTATGGTAACCCCCACTGTTTGCTAGTGTAACTATGGTAACCCCCACTGTTTGCTAGTGTAACTATGGTGACCCCCACTGTTTGCAAGTGTTACTATGGTAACCCCCACTGTTTGCTAGTGTAACTATGGTGACTCCCACTGTTTGCTAGTGTAACTATGGTGACCCCCACTGTTTGCTAGTGTAACTATGGTAACCCCCACTGTTTGCTAGTGTAACTATGGTAACCCCCACTGTTTGCTAGTGTAACTATGGTGACCATCACTGTTTGCTAGTGTAACTATGGTGACCATCACTGTTTGCTAGTGTAACTATGGTGACCATCACTGTTTGCTAGTGTAACTATGGTGACCCCCACCCCATTCAGAAAGCCGACATGGTGAGGCTTTTGTTTGTGAGCGTTACTATGGTGACCCCCACTGTTTGTGCTTTCAGagattacctccctttgttATTTCAACTTAGATTGCGCATAACTCTTCCTGACTGTCTGGTGTTTCCCTATGCTTACTTCCCTTGGTTATCTGTGTTGAAGGTGCGACCCCCGCCACCCCTTGACCCCCGACAGGAGAAACTCAAAGCCATGGAGGCGGAAAAGGCAAAGAGAAAGGCAaagaaataacacacacacacacacacacacacacacacacacacacacagacacacacacacagacacacacacacacacacagacacacacacacagacacacacacacacaataacacagagCAGTGCAAAAACCATGTCGATGGCGACAGAGAAAGTAGAGAAACTCGTCAGAAGCGGGCCGGGACGAAGAAGGGGCGACAGGATGTGAAGTGTCAGAAACGGAACTAATTGTGTCTGTCAAGCTGTCCTGGTTCCTACGACAACTGATCTGATTGAAAATAATAAAACAGCACCAACCTGTCTCTTGGACTGCTGCTttcattggtgtgtgtgtttgcgtgagtttgccccccctcccccccccccccccccccgtgtgtgtgtgtgtgtgtgtgtgtgtgtgtgtgtgtgtgtgtgtgtgagtgtgtgtgtgtgagtgtgtgcacgcTGACTTGCATAAAGCTGAAAGTGTATTGAAGTGAGAAAGAGTTTTAACAACAGAGTGTGAAACAGACAAAATGCATACATAAACAAGAAACAGAAGGCTTACTAGTTTGAGTTTCATCTGCAAAGTCACGCGAGAAGTCCATGTAATTCAGACACGCATGCGTCCTTTCGAATAGTCTCAGTCAACCAAAGGCAACACAACTCGGTATAAATGTCGTCACTCGCAGTCCATTACATGACGTCATTTGCTATCTATCGTCACCAAAGTGTTCGCGCAAAGAAAACCAAACTCCAAAAACATGGCCGATTCCTTGCTAGTTTATGAAAGCTTTTCGTCTCAGTTCTGAAGGCTCAACAGCCAGAACTAACTAACAAGTTGGCGCTGTTCTGAGAACAATCAACGCAAACCAAAGAATTCGTTGAATCTACCGTGCACACGGTAGCACCACAAGATCGAACACATTTGGTGAACATTTGAACATTCTCGGATCTGTTGTGCTTCAGAATTTGAGACAATTGTGTGGCTGATTCCCTGGAATCATTGCGCTGCTAAGCCTGACATACTCTTTGCTCTGAAAGCAGAAGTCTTTGTGGACatccagtaaaaaaaaaaaaagtaagtaagAGACCGAAAAGTCGACataaaaag of the Littorina saxatilis isolate snail1 linkage group LG14, US_GU_Lsax_2.0, whole genome shotgun sequence genome contains:
- the LOC138946714 gene encoding uncharacterized protein, which gives rise to MSGSWEHLGTDSIDLELIQEIDVLCTKRSPSHGILVVPSNSVSHLFASSDARLIQEEVLVPKEEHDAYARMIAHSATLPNSVYKRLPTARPPPMKTWHENMTSRALKVYEKVYGENNPWVSWEFPFAPQPHPIRRAELVRPPPPLDPRQEKLKAMEAEKAKRKAKK